GAATAAGTTATTCAACAAGGCAgaaggattatttttatttttttattttgaactactatttgatttaaattttttaaaaaaattaatctatatTTAATTTGTGCAATTCCATTTGATTGCATCCATCTTGGTgaatggaaaaaggaaaaagggttCCCAAACCACAAACCATTTAATcaatttatcttgaattttagtaaatttatttaattttttattttataattaataattagtaTTTGCAATATATtacttcaattaaaaaaaaaacacgggTATCGAATTCAAAGATCCGACCAGTAACCGCAGCAACATAAAAGGTCCGGAGATGAAAGgtgttttttaaatatttaattgtaacaatataatataaatataataaataaatattagaaaaaaatcGGATCAGCGGCAGTCTGCAGTCTGCAGGCGCATTAAATACCGTGGCAGAAACCATCCTGCATCATGTGAGCGGTcccactaattaattaaatacttatCCACGTGGCCCCACCTAGCCCTAAACCTAGATATCCGTGAAATCAAATGTCATTTTGGCGGGATCGCTAGCTCGGTTAGGTCGGTCCAAGTCCAAAACACCCGTCCAGCGTCCACGTGTAAACGTGCTTGAACCGACGCTCCTCCCAaccacaataaaataaaataccttaCCATTAACGTAAAATACAAAACATCGAAATATATCCTACTTTTTGTTGAATCAGTCCTCAATAAGTTTGGTTTGATTGTGTttgttcattaattaattaaattaatttaaatataatttatgactTATTTAGACAcgtttattaatcaagatacGAGTTGAAGGAGTTAAAATATAAGATGCATctcagatttttattttttttaatatttttattaaatttatttaataattattaaaaaaattattaatggtctattatcttgattttttaaaatatgtttatctctccctaattaaaataaacatatctttgtttttataaataaaaaaaaatgacatttgtatcatttagtgcattttaaaaaatttaacaaacagtttgataaaaattttggaatgtttcTCAACGTTATCTTGaccattttatatcttaattcaaaaattattctgaACTTAACTTAATATTcctttatcttactcattttaacaaatgctaccttaACCAATtaactaatattaattttatttatgtaatttgtgATGAGAATGTTAATGATATTTGTGTTAAGTAACATAACGTTTATTCGATAAGAGTAAAATGAGAAGAGAGATATAAATCTTCCTTTTTTCTCTCCGTGTGTTTGCATTGAATAAATCTGACGCGGGCAGAAGAGTAAATTTGTAATTCGTGAATAGTTCATTTAGTGTTTATTTAACTGCTCgtgtattttcttatttatataaaaaaaatattagaaatctTGCCTTAAATTTGGGGTATTGAAGTTTGAAAGCAACTGAcggaaaaaacaaaagaaaagtacATAAGTTTCAACCAAACAAGACGGACCCCAGGAGGGCTCTCATTTGTTGGGCTTCTGGTTAACCCTAACCAACCCACGTGGTTAGGTTGGGGTCTGTTAAGTGGGTGGGTTGGACGGCTCGGATATTCGGCTGACGAGCCGCCGGGTCGGCTCGTAAGGAAGACAAGGCCGtcgcttatttatttatagagagagaggtagtatattattttattatttttaaataatatgaaactatcaattttatttcaaaatgtaACCTAAAAAGTCCAAAAGTTCTCCGGTAAATGGAGACTCCATTTAAGTTGGAGGGGCGGGCAACGGGCATGGTCGGGTCCAAGTCCAGCGTTGGGAGTTGATAATGTTGTAAAGCAGCGAGGACAGAGACTGGCCGCCTTGTTTCGGCAAATTATCATATTGGCGCAACGTGTACGTGTTGTGCACGTTCGCACCTCACGTGATCGGCACCGTCCTTGGCTTCGGCTTTTCAAATCCCTCAACATTGTTTGTTCACGTCATTTCTGGTGCCGGATCTGATACGTTACCCTAATAATATTCTttcttatcaaaattatttttcacggcaaaaattatatttatatccctaaatttttatattttctaaaaattttaaattttttgtgactCTAAATCTACTCCTAAactttgaccaaaaaaaaaaccatatttatgcctttaaacttataattttttttttcttataaaatcttaaaggattgttatttttgtatttagttttcaattttgaatttattttgaaatttgtattttgagtgtatattttaaaattattgaaaacgtattctttttgtttgtagtgtgcgttttttgtgttttgaaaattttaagtgcgtttgtgataaaaatagtcaaaataattttttattatttaatttttttataattttttatttttaaaaatatgaaagtaagtactttttcacaattttaaaaaattaaaaactgaaaacaattaaaataatagggtctaatttttttgtaatttcaaatgtgttcttaaattttataaaatcactcatttaaatACTTGGCCAACAAGTGAATCGAGGCATTCAAGTGTTTAAATAGGTGATTTTGCACAATTGAGGAcatatttaaaatcataaaaaatttaaaatttcataagaaaaatataaaaatttatagacataaatatgtttttaatcaaaattttgggacacattgaaaattatgaaaaaagtTAAAATCCTGCTTAATTATGCttttcaatgttttaaaaattagactAGAGAGCGAATCGGCTTATTAATTTGGTCACGGGTCACTTGGTCCGACCGCTTAGACTGGAATGGTCTGATCggataatatcatatatatattttataattaaataatatatatattaaatatatatttaaaatactaatattttatatattattatgaaaattattattattaactaatataccactaatattttatatataattgttatatatattattatagaattaattaataattaaaaatttaaaaataaatgagggGTGAAAGAAATTGTGATCAATCTGATTCCCAGTTTAACTGTCCAATCGAGTTTTGAACAAATTGAAAGACATTTGAccttttaagttaaattagaTCATATAGGCCACAGATTCTTAGTTAAACTGGTCCGACCGACCGATccgattcaatttttaaaacattaatattttgatatcttcaTAGCTTCAAACTCTCATAGTCTTGCTCAGCGGCGTCTACACttggtatatttttttttatttaatatagtaTTATTACACATTGCATAttcaagtaaataaataaatttttacatgAATTATAAGTAACTCATTCTACTTTAATTCAGAAATCAAATTGATCACTATATTATactttaaatataaacaaataaattaatatatttacgaacttaaaaaatcactttagttATTATGGTGATGTGGTTTGAACGCAATTAatgacatttaaatttaattaataacattaattcTATCTTAATCAAACCTTAATATGGGAGGTGGACTCAAACTTTGATTCTAAATGTTATAGACAAGATGGTGTTTGTGTTTGCAACTTAAGAGTTTTGCATTTTGAGTTGCTTGCTATTAAGTTGGGTTATTCCAAATTCAATGTGTTGGATTTgattttaaagtttttaataattttacaaatcTTAACCactattataataaattaaaattaattattatgttatttatatcaGATAACATAACAATTGTTCGATGCGTATAATTTGAAAGGGGGACATGGGCATCATGAGAGGTGATAAACTCACACACCACCCGTTATTAGTTCATGTCGAGATCACATATTAGCtatatatgataaatttatttacaaatgaggttaatattgataatattaagaaagatgacatttaTAATACGGCTAATATTATCTGGCATTTTTgtgtattattttctttttagaattgAATTTGAGTTATAGATAAGGATCACATTTAATTCGATTATTATTCAGATTAATTAATCTTGGTAACGTTGTGCTACAAATTTAAACTATATTGTTGTGCTTTTATCTTCAAAGTAGGTAAGGTTTCATTGTTTTGGGGGTATTAAATGGCCATTTGCTTTGTGGATTTTAGGGTTCCTTTTTACTCTTTCAGTCTTAAAAAAGAGGGAAGAACCAGAAGCCAaccaattttaacttttttaagaaatttttaaaaaaaaaaaaaaacactaatgCCAGAGCCTCAAAAAACAATTTCCAGATtttaaaattggaaaatgaCATCTTACTTCACGCACGCCTACCTCAGATCTCACGGCAACGGAACTTTGTACGGCCACTTGACTTTTACTATTCCACCGCGAAAACATCTCTCTCCAAAACTAAACAAACCaccactaaaattaaatttaataaataattgaaattagctagcaagcaagcaagcagaTGCAGATCTCCCTTTTGTCCCGCTCAGCCGAGCCGAGATAAAAGGATGGACCAGAACGAGGTCGTGATTGACTAGGCCACTGGGCCCCAccccccccctctctcctcTTCTACTGACCGGACTTCAAATCTCCATTCAAATCCACTTTAATTCAGCCTTATCGAATTTTTATTTTgcctttttatttaaataaataaataaaaagcaaaAGTCGGGACGTCCGTGATGGCCGAAGTATTCGGTACCACGCGCCTGCATGCGTCTCTATCATCattcccctttctctctctactttctctctctatatcgCCTCACTATAAATTGCCTCTGCATCTTCGTGCCGCTTCACCGTATCGTACccctctctatctatctatctatctctctGTCGATTTCTCTCTCTGCTGGAAACCCTAAAAAGATAAGGTTGGAACCCCCTATTTATGGAGGAGGTGAGCTGCAGGAAGCGAGTTCGAGACGACTGGGACGAGTCTGAGCTAGACAGCCCCGAAGTGAAGCGACTCAGGGATGATCTCCTCGGCAATCTCGACGACTCCGATCTGTGTACCGCGAGTCCGGATCTGGACTCCTTCATGAAGACCTTCGCCGATGAGATCTCCGCCTCTCCGGCGCCGGCGGTGTCGGCCACTGGTTCCGGCGACTCTCAGCCGGAGCTCGGGTTCCTTCTGGAAGCCTCCGACGACGAGCTTGGCCTGCCGCCGTCTACCACAACTTCTTCAAGCGAGACCTGGAATAAAGAGTTGAGCGAGTTGGATCGCGTTTCGTCGGATTCGTCGGTGGAACTCAGTGAACCGTGGAAGTTTTGTGATGAGATCCTGAGTTTTGATGAGTTTGGAGTCGCCGGCGACGGAAATGACCTTGGCGTAAATAACCACGGGGAGTACGTGGCATTAGACGGGCTGTTCGATTACTCGGATCTAGGTTTTGGATCCCATGACGCTTCGGTAACCTTATAACGGCCGGACAAGACCGTTGCCGGGAGTAGTGCCGGCGGCGAGTTCTACTgaactataaatatatatatatataatatatataacaaaaaaactTAGTGTAAAgttcttttgatattttttagttCATTGAAAACAGAGGCTAAGGCACACATAGGAATGGCAGATCATCAGAGCCAAGTTAATGGCAAATCTGTTCTTTTTCCCCGAAACTGGAAGAAAGACGAACTTGTAACTGGATGATGTCGGGAGAAAATCAGTAAGAAGTCACCTCGTAATCGTCGCCTCAACAGTGATGCAAATTATACAAAggatttttttgggtttttggcTAACTTTTAGTTTGAATCccctgaattttaaaattttagttagtTACCGTTTCAAATTAAATGGTTTTTGGGGTTGGTTTTGCAGTTAGATGATAGGCAGCCAGCTATCTCTTCACCTCTTGtttctgttttatttgttatttaaaaatttggttgCTTCTTGCTGTTTAATAGGGTGAGGGGTTAGCCTTACCGCTCGCCCATCGCCCATCTAATTCTATTTTGGTTCTAATCACAACAAATGGACAtttatgttgcacgaaaacggTAGATAGGAATTGAAAATATCGGAAACATTAAGAGTTTATTTGGTTACacttatgaaaaatatataattattatatatattttttgaaaagtaattaaatatttttaatttttttataaaaaaatatatatagtacaattatttaaaatttatttttataaaattcattttctaagggaataatataatttttgttttctagataatattatctagaattaaattttaagtaatgcaatcaaatacaccttaatatttatgttaaactttaaatcttaaatcttaaatatttttctaaaaaaataactataaatatGGTACGAAATGATAATAGAAAACGTTTTTAAAATAGAGAAACGATTCTTATGAGGTGTTTTTGTATAACATCTTGTTATTCCATTTAATTTGTTATTCCatttaattaactcaaaaaataaaatactctgATGTTTAATTTTGTTACCATTTGAACTACTTTTGATTATaaagatttaatatataaaatatatcccactttctttctttctttttttttttttttgtaatcgGTTTGATTCCAagagttttttaaattttcaaacagGTCTTTTAAGgtattttaaatcataattttttatataaataacttaaaagcaAGCTCTTGTTGTGCACTCAACAAGCACAAgtgcatttctttttttattttttattttcatctattaTTACAATTTGTGAAATTAGCAATACGGGCCACAAGGCCCACAAACAATTCAAGATGATCAGGGCTCTGCCTTCTAATGAACTGGcccatttataattaaaattaaaattaaaatggatCAGTTTGGATTTTGCCTTAAAAGGAGGAGGATTGACCGATCTCGTAGTGGGCCTGGGCTTGGGATTTCCATTCAAATTAAGGCCTCTTTTTAGCATTTTCATTTGCGATCGTGTGATTTcttaagaagaaaaataattatcttcttaCAATAGCCCAACACTTAGAGGTTGAGATACAAGTCCACCTTATTCAACATTTAACTTAGGGCGTGTTTGATAGCCAACATTTTTTAAGGAAAAGGCAAATTTTTCACTCAATTTTTAACTTGTGCATTGTTTgataccaattttttttttcgggaACTCATTTTCCTTGCAATGGTCACATGAGagcattttccttcaaatcatagaaatcaaatttcttGGGAGGAGAAGTGAaattttcttggcaattgaaagCAAGGGTTGGGCACGGCTGGGGGACGAGGGAGAAGGGCAGGTGGgtgggggaggatttgtaaattatttgtattttgtatttttaataattaataaatataaatatataaaaaggaagaataaaacattatgtataaattatttctttggaaaacaaaaaaaaattaactttgtagttttatttctttgagaaaataatttaattaatttaaaatacattattattttaatttttttgtacaagatttaatttttttcaatatattctcactattgaattttatgaaaaatgaccaaattctatgaaaaatattactaatcaaataccaaaagatagaaaataacatcatttttcaagtaaaaaattataccgaTCAAATAGGTTAAACTTTCAATTTCcaagaatttattttccttacAATTCAATTatctggaattcattttctttttatttaaatttcaccattgcaatcaaacacacccttagtgtGTTCACGTAAAAGGCTACAATAAAAATAGGGATGAATGGAGACGGGGGTTTTGGTTTTGGACATCTTCCTTCTCGTTCCCATTCCATCATTGATGAGTATTTTGTCTAACTCTCAATTGccatatttgaaaattttcattctaaaaaataactaaaaaaatcattgtttaaataatttcataataacATTTAAGAaacttttaatttcattaattagttAGAAGGAAAAaagcaaacaaaagaaaattacaataataatttaggaaaaattacaTGTGACACTTCTTGAAGTTTAagataattgtaaaaattactcctaatatttaaaatatatacacatatatatatatataataagtacCCCTAAGCTATAATACCAATTGCAATTTGCACCCTACTACTAGTTAAATATTTGTGaaagaccaaaatacccttatatttaaaaaaaaaaaaaaaccctctctctctttggAAACCAAATAACTGATTGTCATCGCCTTACTCTTTTTCTTCCCCATTCTCTTGTCACCCAACTATCTCCCTTATGCAACTACCACCACCATGGTCGTCACTTTGACCGTCTCTAATCTTGTCTAATGCGATGTAATTTCTCAATATTATtgtcatttttctctctctttatttttgacAATTAAACCCTAGATGAAACCTTGTTAAGGTGCCAATTGAACCCGGATGAACTTACTTGGGTTTGATTTTAGACCCTTTAATTAGAATGTTGCATTATCCATGAAATGCATTTGGGTTTTAGGTTTGTGATCGAACCCAGATGACACTAGTGGTGACCGACCATCACCAACCATGGACATCATCgatgttcttttatttttataataatcttaaaacaaggtgtatttttgtcattttcatcTTACTCGTTGACCAATTAAACGTGTAatcattgttatttttaaaactacAGGGGTGCCTTAGAAAAAATAGCTACgtttatcaaaagaaaaaacataactacaatatttaatattacatTTATCTTAGTGTAATATGATAACAATTTatcaaattagttaaaatactatTCAATTATTCCTTAAAATTAGAGTGGTTTGAATTTAGGATTTAGGGtaatgttagaaaaaaaaagaagataatgtTAACAATTAAGAGCACTTGTTAAGagatataaatgtatataatttttaaataaggtgtatttattacatataatttttcatttccaaGAATTTCTATTCCatggtaaaaaaatatatagtattttttaatatttttaaattaataaaaatgtttaaaaattaaaattaatacataataaatatatattatttaaaaataaaatgaaaatgagtaatTGTTAATATTATCCAAGTAAAATATGGCTTTGGCATATTGAAATACTTTTGTAACTAATTTACTGAGCATGTCTATTATACTCTTCTTGTTCTAAAATGAAAACACGTAGAAAAGCATTTATTATAATACTAGTCCTTTCTTTATAGGTCCCTCCTATGAAATGTTAGGCTCAtagtttaagtttttttttttttttttttcttttaaacgtGAAAAACTTAAAGAATGTTATATCACATATAATCTTTCACTCGAATTCTCCGATGATTTTTAAAGTTCACAATCCACATGTTCCTTATGATCTAAGTAAACGGGTAGTAGGTGCCCTTATGGGTACAGTACGATTGGTTTTTAGGTAACAAATTGtactaaaaaatatagatttgagtCATGGCAGTTGTAGTATGGGAGTTTCACCCTCATGTGGGGTGGCTTCCTACCTAATGTGCTGTCATGTACTGtgattaactcatctcatgtgcataaaatagtATGTGGGGTTCTTAAAGTGAGGAATTTCACCTTTACACCCAAGTAAAcgggtaactttattagaagtCAAAATCTCGAAACCTTCACTCAAATAGTTACAGTGAAATGCTACGCTCTATATTTAAGTTTTTATGTCCTTTAACTTATGAACATGAAATTTAACTAATATTTTTGT
The sequence above is a segment of the Diospyros lotus cultivar Yz01 chromosome 7, ASM1463336v1, whole genome shotgun sequence genome. Coding sequences within it:
- the LOC127806437 gene encoding uncharacterized protein LOC127806437 translates to MEEVSCRKRVRDDWDESELDSPEVKRLRDDLLGNLDDSDLCTASPDLDSFMKTFADEISASPAPAVSATGSGDSQPELGFLLEASDDELGLPPSTTTSSSETWNKELSELDRVSSDSSVELSEPWKFCDEILSFDEFGVAGDGNDLGVNNHGEYVALDGLFDYSDLGFGSHDASVTL